The DNA region TCCGGTGATCCTGTCCAGGTCTTCGGAGCGGGCGGGTCCAAGACCGAGTGCCGTCACCGTTCCAGGGGGGATCTCGGTCATCCCGGCATCCTGGATGATCGCTGCCGGGATGCCCGCCCGCTCGGCAATGGTCTTGAGTTCAAAGAGGTCGCGCTCAGAGGGCACCTTCAGCACCACTTTCTTCTGCCCCTCATCGAGCCAGGCTTTCTTCGCCGTCTTATCGGCCTTTTCAAATGCAGTTACGGCGGCGTGGGCGATCTGGGCGCACTTCTTGCCGCAGGTCATCTTGATGTCGGCACGCACAATCAGGCACTGTTTCCACTTGAACTCCCGTTCCTCAGGCATTCCGTAATATCTGGGCTATCATCCGTCAAATATACATCTGTGGGGGCGATACCCGCTCCGGGCCCCAGAGCCGATCCCCTTCAGCGTGTGTTTTTCAGGATCATCATCCCCCTCATAATGCCAGTTGCGGCAGCATCGCGTTGTGCAGGCAAAGATCCAGTCCGCAATATCACGCTCTGGAGGGGGAGTATACAAAAATTATGAGAGGAACCGTATTTTACGCCGCCACTCCTTCTACAGGCTTCTGTTATGGCAAATTATAAATAAACTGAAGGCCATAGGGACATCTCGAAAGAGGTGAACAATCATGGTAGACCGTGAAGAATTACTTACTGCATCCCGGCGGGAGATCTATGACAGTGTTCCGAAGATCGTCGTCGGGGTTGTTGTAGCGTTTCTCATC from Methanoculleus receptaculi includes:
- the pth2 gene encoding peptidyl-tRNA hydrolase Pth2; the protein is MPEEREFKWKQCLIVRADIKMTCGKKCAQIAHAAVTAFEKADKTAKKAWLDEGQKKVVLKVPSERDLFELKTIAERAGIPAAIIQDAGMTEIPPGTVTALGLGPARSEDLDRITGDLPLL